A genomic region of Stegostoma tigrinum isolate sSteTig4 chromosome 15, sSteTig4.hap1, whole genome shotgun sequence contains the following coding sequences:
- the LOC125458916 gene encoding regulator of cell cycle RGCC-like produces the protein MSSSDTVKSVWDEDEFGAVLNEFNSVVEDLSYTATAGVQYENHLNQMKKLGATNAADSGIDDSESTGSSSASSLNCSIEKLNSVDTTSSKAKLGDTRDLEDFIADLDQTLAEMM, from the exons ATGAGTTCGTCAGACACCGTGAAATCCG TGTGGGACGAAGATGAGTTTGGTGCTGTCCTGAATGAATTCAATTCAGTCGTGGAAGACCTCTCCTACACTGCAACTGCTGGTGTTCAGTATGAAAATCACTTGAATCAGATGAAGAAGTTGGGTGCTACTAATGCTGCCGACAGTGGAATCGATGACTCGGAGA GTACAGGGTCATCTTCTGCAAGCAGCTTGAACTGTAGCATTGAAAAGCTAAACTCTGTGGATACAACTTCATCCAAAG CCAAACTTGGAGACACAAGGGATCTGGAAGATTTTATCGCGGACCTTGACCAGACATTGGCAG AGATGATGTAA